A stretch of Larus michahellis chromosome Z, bLarMic1.1, whole genome shotgun sequence DNA encodes these proteins:
- the SKA1 gene encoding SKA complex subunit 1, translating into MASSDLEDLCFHINMKISTIKKTLQLRNIGQEPSLKSMLCKIGQEMVLLHDLLNKMEAEVQQQEKLKNLLKELQKSAERDQNEAQHLRENIPPHLPKPTQSCITGLTVKCEEQTKVVEPERAKKPTKEPRLIKEAPLITAEEFEGVPAYMKGRLTYDQINAVVQEINKAVVSKYKILHQPLKSMNAAVRNLYHRYLEEETKDTKGEFFIVEADIKEFTQLKVDKRFHSILNILRHCQRVREVRGSRLVRYVIC; encoded by the exons ATGGCGTCCTCAGACCTGGAAGATTTATGCTTTCACATCAACATGAAGATTTCAACTATTAAAAAGACTCTTCAATTAAGAAACATAG GTCAAGAACCATCTCTCAAATCTATGCTCTGTAAAATAGGACAGGAGATGGTTCTCTTGCATGATCTCCTGAATAAAATGGAAGCAGAAGttcaacagcaagaaaaactgaagaatttgctaaaa GAGCTCCAGAAGTCTGCTGAGAGAGATCAAAATGAAGCACAGCACCTCCGTGAAAACATTCCTCCCCATCTGCCTAAACCAACTCAGAGCTG CATCACTGGCCTAACTGTGAAATGTGAAGAGCAAACAAAAGTTGTAGAACCCGAACGTGCAAAGAAACCTACAAAAGAGCCAAGACTTATTAAAGAAGCACCCTTAATAACCGCAGAAGAATTTGAAGGTGTTCCTGC gTATATGAAAGGCCGTTTAACATATGATCAGATTAATGCAGTTGTTCAAGAAATTAACAAGGCTGTGGTGAGCAAGTACAAGATCCTGCATCAGCCTTTGAAATCTATGAATGCAGCAGTCAGAAATCTCTACCACAGGTACCTGGAAGAAGAAACTAAGGATACAAAAG gtgaATTTTTTATTGTGGAAGCCGATATCAAAGAGTTCACTCAACTGAAAGTGGATAAGCGCTTCCATAGTATCCTCAATATCCTGCGCCACTGCCAGAGAGTGAGAGAAGTTCGTGGCTCAAGACTTGTCCGTTACGTCATCTGCTAA
- the LOC141736583 gene encoding tetraspanin-36-like, producing MDCGVITSKTVLLLLSLTFWAAAAGLSYVGGYVINTYKSYDNFLQDKYALLPAVIIICVAVVMFIIGLIGCCATFRESRVGLGLFLAIILVIFIAEVSAFVLGFVYREKVKTDVQGTMRSVFEKYDGKNPESTVVDYLQEQLHCCGVKNYSDWTTTQWFNSTGNNSVPRSCCRQDVKNCTGRLDQPQELNTRGCAEELQAGLQSVISYAMLVILGFAIVKFFGMLSVCVLTCKREDSGYQPLYSGVFA from the exons GCAGCAGCCGCAGGTCTCAGCTATGTTGGGGGTTACGTCATTAACACCTACAAGAGCTACGACAACTTTCTGCAGGACAAGTATGCTCTGCTGCCAGCCGTGATCATAATTTGCGTTGCTGTGGTGATGTTCATCATCGGGTTGATCGGCTGCTGTGCCACCTTCCGGGAGTCTCGAGTCGGCCTAGGGCTG ttcttgGCCATTATCCTGGTTATCTTTATTGCCGAAGTATCCGCTTTTGTCCTGGGATTTGTTTACAGGGAAAAG GTAAAAACCGACGTACAAGGCACAATGCGCTCAGTCTTTGAGAAGTATGATGGGAAAAATCCAGAGTCTACTGTTGTGGATTACTTGCAAGAGCAG CTTCATTGTTGCGGGGTAAAGAACTACAGTGACTGGACAACCACACAGTGGTTTAATTCCACCGGTAACAACAGCGTCCCTCGGAGCTGCTGCAGGCAAGATGTGAAGAACTGCACGGGGCGTCTGGATCAGCCACAGGAACTCAATACGCGG GGCTGTGCAGAGGAactgcaggctgggctgcagagcgTTATCAGCTACGCCATGCTTGTAATCCTGGGGTTTGCCATTGTAAAG ttcttcgGCATGCTGAGTGTCTGTGTGCTTACTTGCAAGAGAGAAGACAGCGGATACCAGCCTCTTTACTCAGGAGTGTTTGCTTAA